The Akkermansia muciniphila genome contains a region encoding:
- a CDS encoding alpha-L-fucosidase: MNIATIAALAAALGLPAFSQQGATKIVTEDGRPALALDEAFAARLRSGNTAPDAPAPVPAVFSAPAPVLPLPADANHAAVKETAEERNRRMEWWRDAKFGMFIHYGLYSGLAGEWKGKPGGSEWIQKNVEADTDSYAAEALPLFKPREGLTEEWAQLAQDAGCRYVVLTSKHHEGFGLFDSAQTDYDAKSAINRDIIREYVDSCRKRGLKAGLYHSVIDWHHPSYDNTICPDLCYPAGQAEMLKKKNILRDHAAYQKYLHAQVRELMTRYAPIDIMWWDYSQGAMEGAKGWKAPELMDMVRSINPGVIMNNRLYAYSGLNRDQAGTLDLRCGDYITPERFIPRRGYPGVDWESCMTVSDKWGYNRYDTNVKSPETVIEKLVECVTKGGNLLLNVNPMADGTIPEKVAATMRGVGQWLKINGEAVYGTRAFTELDQPASINRNGDIFVFLTPPPDKGPAQPPSEGTMKELTEGAEYARMQPLDSTGYEEDEGTTITLPTGYSRAVLLGDNTALPVVNGTVLFKAHEHSKTPCSVIKLSK; encoded by the coding sequence ATGAATATCGCCACGATTGCCGCCCTGGCCGCAGCCCTGGGGCTTCCCGCTTTCTCCCAGCAGGGCGCCACTAAAATCGTTACTGAGGACGGCCGGCCCGCCCTGGCCCTGGATGAAGCATTCGCAGCCCGGCTGCGCAGCGGAAATACGGCGCCCGATGCGCCCGCCCCGGTTCCCGCGGTATTTTCCGCGCCCGCCCCCGTCCTCCCCCTGCCCGCGGACGCCAACCACGCCGCCGTGAAGGAAACGGCGGAAGAACGCAACCGGCGCATGGAGTGGTGGCGGGACGCCAAATTCGGCATGTTCATCCATTACGGCCTGTACTCCGGGCTGGCGGGGGAATGGAAGGGCAAGCCCGGCGGGTCCGAATGGATTCAGAAGAACGTGGAGGCGGATACGGATTCCTACGCCGCGGAAGCCCTCCCCCTGTTCAAGCCCAGGGAGGGCCTGACGGAAGAATGGGCCCAGCTAGCGCAGGACGCAGGATGCCGCTACGTAGTGCTGACCAGCAAGCACCATGAAGGATTCGGCCTGTTTGACAGCGCCCAGACGGATTACGACGCCAAAAGCGCCATCAACCGGGACATCATCCGGGAGTATGTGGATTCCTGCCGCAAGCGCGGCTTGAAGGCGGGCCTTTACCACTCCGTCATTGACTGGCACCACCCGTCCTATGACAACACCATCTGCCCGGACCTCTGCTACCCCGCCGGACAGGCGGAGATGCTTAAAAAGAAGAACATCCTGCGGGACCACGCCGCCTACCAGAAGTACCTGCACGCGCAGGTCAGGGAGCTCATGACCCGTTACGCGCCCATTGACATCATGTGGTGGGATTACTCCCAGGGAGCCATGGAGGGCGCCAAAGGCTGGAAAGCCCCGGAACTGATGGACATGGTGCGCTCCATCAATCCCGGCGTCATCATGAACAACCGCCTGTACGCCTATTCCGGGTTGAACAGGGACCAGGCCGGCACGCTGGACCTGCGCTGCGGGGATTACATCACCCCGGAACGCTTCATCCCCCGCCGCGGCTATCCCGGCGTGGACTGGGAATCCTGCATGACGGTGAGCGACAAGTGGGGCTACAACCGGTATGACACCAACGTCAAGTCTCCGGAAACCGTCATTGAAAAACTGGTGGAATGCGTCACCAAGGGCGGCAACCTCCTGCTGAACGTGAACCCGATGGCGGACGGCACCATTCCGGAAAAGGTGGCCGCCACCATGCGCGGCGTGGGCCAGTGGCTCAAGATTAACGGAGAGGCCGTGTATGGCACGCGGGCCTTCACGGAACTGGACCAGCCCGCCTCCATCAACCGGAACGGGGACATCTTCGTGTTCCTGACTCCTCCGCCGGACAAGGGCCCGGCCCAGCCACCCAGTGAAGGGACCATGAAGGAACTGACGGAAGGCGCGGAGTACGCCCGCATGCAGCCCCTGGATTCCACCGGGTACGAGGAGGACGAGGGCACGACCATCACCCTGCCCACAGGATATTCCAGAGCCGTTTTGCTGGGGGACAACACCGCCCTTCCCGTCGTCAACGGCACGGTCCTGTTCAAGGCGCACGAACATTCCAAAACGCCTTGTTCCGTCATTAAACTGAGCAAATAG
- the ligA gene encoding NAD-dependent DNA ligase LigA, with the protein MEEDLFSLASGKQAPQQAGDDAAAGAGTPQESAAPARPDQAEEAVRRRADHLRSELRRHNRLYYEQAEPEISDAEYDALFLELEKLEQAHPELADPDSPTRRVGGAPLQGFNQIRHTVPMLSIDDIFEQRDAPVPDEELVEFYNKLVKTLKTEHVPVSVEPKIDGVAVTIMYRGGRLAYAATRGDGDVGDDVTANVRTIRSIPLTLPAGAPPVLEVRGEVFMPNEAFAKLNDERDAEGLPAFANPRNATAGTLKQLDSRQVAARPLAFLAHGLGAYEGSELKNVKDFWDMLHRCGIPANEPVYYTDTLEATRQAVRDIDQLRHTLPYGTDGAVIKISSMATREVLGATARAPRWSAAYKFPPEQKETPLLDITVQVGRTGTLTPVAELKPVLLSGSTVSRATLHNQDEIDRKDVRIGDTVLVEKAGEIIPAVLKVILSKRPADARPYSILEATGGLCPACGNPIMKEEGKVAWRCTNFTCPAQAVSGITHFCSRAALDVESIGSSVAEALRNSGLASSPLDLFFLKLDQLANLNLGTPEEPRRYGEKNAQKALDALQYARELPLERWLVAFGIPLVGEVVAKTLADTHPDLEHVAHSPYLRDIIRLDELMEQAAKANPNTRENRKAVKEGALSAEAAQERYRELTEEIDRVTAPYLETGYLRKNTGKLSYGSETGVAAAKSLQSFFTSAAGNHTLEVLRGLGINPQSQSYRANLLEAPTGALSGKTFVITGTLSHPRDYFEDLIAAHGGKATGAISKSTSYLLAGSGGGSKRDKAVKLGVPVISEEDFNKLIAD; encoded by the coding sequence ATGGAGGAAGACCTTTTTTCCCTGGCGTCCGGCAAGCAGGCACCACAGCAGGCGGGGGATGACGCGGCCGCCGGCGCCGGAACGCCGCAGGAAAGCGCCGCTCCCGCCCGGCCGGACCAGGCGGAGGAAGCCGTGCGCCGCCGCGCGGACCATCTGCGTTCCGAGCTGCGCCGCCATAACCGGCTGTATTATGAACAGGCGGAACCGGAGATTTCCGATGCGGAGTATGACGCCCTGTTCCTGGAGCTTGAAAAGCTGGAACAGGCCCATCCTGAACTGGCTGACCCGGATTCACCCACGCGCCGCGTAGGGGGCGCCCCCCTCCAGGGGTTCAACCAGATCAGGCACACGGTCCCCATGCTGTCCATTGACGACATTTTTGAGCAGAGGGACGCTCCCGTTCCGGATGAGGAGCTGGTGGAGTTTTATAACAAGCTGGTCAAGACGCTGAAAACGGAGCATGTGCCCGTCTCCGTGGAACCCAAGATTGACGGGGTGGCGGTGACCATCATGTACCGCGGCGGGCGGCTGGCTTATGCGGCCACGCGCGGGGACGGAGACGTGGGGGATGACGTGACGGCCAATGTCCGCACCATCCGCAGCATTCCGCTCACCCTGCCTGCGGGAGCCCCTCCCGTGCTGGAGGTGCGCGGAGAGGTTTTCATGCCCAATGAGGCTTTTGCCAAACTGAATGACGAGCGGGACGCGGAAGGGCTCCCCGCCTTCGCCAATCCGCGCAACGCCACTGCCGGAACCCTCAAGCAATTGGACTCCCGGCAGGTGGCCGCCCGGCCCCTTGCCTTCCTGGCACACGGGCTGGGCGCGTATGAAGGATCGGAACTGAAGAACGTCAAGGACTTCTGGGACATGCTGCACCGCTGCGGCATTCCCGCCAATGAACCGGTGTATTATACGGATACCCTGGAAGCCACCCGCCAGGCGGTGCGGGATATTGACCAGCTACGCCACACGCTCCCCTACGGCACGGACGGCGCCGTCATTAAAATCAGCTCCATGGCCACGCGGGAAGTTCTGGGCGCCACGGCGCGCGCGCCCCGCTGGTCCGCCGCATACAAATTCCCCCCGGAACAGAAGGAGACTCCCCTGCTGGACATCACCGTGCAGGTGGGACGCACCGGCACCCTGACGCCCGTGGCGGAACTCAAGCCCGTGCTGCTTTCCGGCTCCACCGTATCCCGGGCCACCCTCCACAACCAGGATGAAATCGACCGGAAGGACGTCCGCATCGGCGACACCGTGCTGGTGGAAAAGGCAGGAGAAATCATCCCCGCCGTCCTGAAAGTGATCCTTTCCAAACGCCCGGCGGACGCCAGGCCCTACAGCATCCTGGAAGCCACCGGAGGTCTCTGCCCCGCCTGCGGCAACCCCATTATGAAGGAGGAGGGGAAAGTGGCCTGGCGGTGCACCAACTTCACGTGCCCCGCCCAGGCCGTATCAGGCATCACCCATTTCTGCTCCCGCGCCGCCCTTGACGTGGAAAGCATCGGCTCTTCCGTGGCGGAAGCATTGAGAAATTCCGGGCTGGCCTCTTCCCCCCTGGACCTTTTCTTCCTGAAACTGGACCAGCTTGCCAACCTGAACCTGGGCACACCGGAGGAACCGCGCCGTTATGGGGAAAAGAATGCCCAGAAAGCGCTGGACGCCCTGCAATACGCCCGGGAGCTTCCCCTGGAACGCTGGCTCGTGGCCTTCGGCATTCCGCTGGTCGGGGAAGTGGTGGCCAAGACTCTGGCGGATACGCATCCGGACCTGGAGCATGTGGCGCATTCCCCGTACCTGCGGGACATCATACGCCTGGATGAACTGATGGAACAGGCCGCCAAGGCCAACCCCAACACCCGGGAAAACAGGAAGGCGGTGAAGGAAGGCGCGCTTTCCGCGGAGGCGGCGCAGGAACGCTACCGGGAGCTGACGGAGGAAATCGACCGCGTGACCGCTCCCTATCTGGAAACAGGCTATCTGCGCAAAAACACGGGCAAGCTCAGCTACGGCTCGGAAACAGGCGTGGCCGCGGCCAAATCCCTCCAGAGCTTTTTCACCTCCGCAGCGGGGAACCATACGCTGGAAGTCCTGCGCGGGCTGGGCATCAATCCCCAGTCCCAGTCCTACCGGGCCAACCTTCTGGAAGCTCCGACGGGGGCCCTGTCCGGCAAGACCTTCGTCATCACCGGAACGCTGAGCCATCCGCGGGACTACTTTGAAGACCTCATTGCCGCGCACGGGGGGAAGGCCACCGGAGCCATTTCCAAATCCACCTCCTACCTTCTGGCAGGCAGCGGCGGTGGCTCCAAACGGGACAAGGCCGTCAAGCTGGGCGTGCCCGTCATTTCCGAGGAAGATTTCAACAAGCTGATCGCGGATTAA
- the pgsA gene encoding CDP-diacylglycerol--glycerol-3-phosphate 3-phosphatidyltransferase has protein sequence MLNLPNAITLTRIALVVVFTAAVSIADQHSWGYLAALVTFILAACTDWLDGYLARRLNQVTTFGKLIDPLADKIAVSAAFIYLTGVGLCPVWVTILIISREFLVTGLRQIAQDHGVIIPAGTSGKWKTAFQLAFCIASLLALTWMHTPEYLPSFLDQLAALCLWYGSGASNFLYQFTLWGSIILTVYSGAVYCVGARKFLQR, from the coding sequence ATGCTGAACCTGCCTAACGCCATTACCCTGACACGGATTGCCCTGGTAGTCGTCTTCACGGCAGCGGTCAGCATAGCGGACCAGCATTCCTGGGGATACCTGGCCGCGCTGGTCACCTTCATCCTGGCGGCCTGCACGGACTGGCTGGACGGGTACCTGGCCCGCCGCCTGAACCAGGTCACCACCTTCGGCAAGCTGATTGACCCCCTGGCGGACAAGATTGCGGTTTCCGCCGCGTTCATTTACCTGACAGGCGTGGGGCTGTGCCCGGTCTGGGTAACTATCCTCATCATCAGCCGGGAATTCCTGGTCACGGGCCTGCGCCAGATCGCTCAGGACCACGGCGTCATCATCCCCGCGGGCACGTCCGGGAAATGGAAAACCGCCTTCCAGCTGGCTTTCTGCATCGCCTCCCTGCTGGCCCTGACCTGGATGCACACGCCGGAATACCTGCCCTCCTTCCTGGACCAGCTTGCGGCGCTCTGCCTGTGGTACGGATCCGGAGCTTCCAATTTCCTGTACCAGTTCACGCTGTGGGGTTCCATCATCCTGACCGTTTATTCCGGAGCCGTTTATTGCGTGGGAGCGCGCAAATTCCTCCAGCGCTGA
- a CDS encoding DEAD/DEAH box helicase: MVSTTFRELGLSAPILRQLEKLEYKTPTPIQAACIPLLLQNKDLMGLAQTGTGKTAAFALPLIQQFSEQPRKPLARQVRALILSPTRELAAQIHDNICAYAKGLNLSTAVIFGGVGYGPQFKKLAGGLDILVATPGRLIDHLERQTVSLGGVETLILDEADHMLDMGFAPALKKIVAKIPKKRHTQMFSATMPDNILQLAQSLLQEPETVMVTPPAATADRVEQSLCMVGSQAEKRPLTLDLLEQQEQPGRTLIFTRTKHGANRLASFLTGKDHPASAIHGDKSQGTRERMLREFRSGETPILVATDIAARGIDVKDVQLVINYDLPEEPEVYVHRIGRTARAGAAGQAIALCSPDEIRKARDVHKLLGRLLPVHASSAAVPSELQAVPGTHRERQNSMQENRSASRRGPRKGYGRRNTAGRHGSRMGA; this comes from the coding sequence ATGGTATCCACCACATTCAGGGAGCTTGGCTTGTCGGCTCCCATTCTCCGCCAATTGGAGAAACTGGAGTACAAGACCCCCACCCCCATCCAGGCAGCCTGCATCCCCCTGCTGCTGCAGAACAAGGACCTGATGGGACTGGCGCAGACCGGAACCGGAAAAACGGCCGCGTTCGCCCTGCCCCTCATTCAACAATTTTCAGAACAACCCAGAAAGCCGCTTGCCCGCCAGGTCAGGGCGCTCATCCTGAGCCCCACCCGGGAACTGGCCGCGCAGATTCATGACAACATCTGCGCCTACGCCAAAGGGCTGAACCTGTCCACCGCCGTCATCTTCGGCGGCGTGGGGTACGGCCCCCAGTTCAAGAAGCTGGCCGGCGGCCTGGATATTCTGGTAGCCACGCCCGGCAGGCTGATTGACCATCTGGAACGCCAGACCGTCAGCCTGGGCGGTGTGGAAACCCTGATTCTGGACGAAGCGGACCACATGCTGGACATGGGATTCGCTCCGGCCCTGAAAAAAATCGTCGCCAAAATCCCGAAGAAACGCCATACCCAGATGTTCTCCGCCACGATGCCGGACAACATTCTGCAATTGGCCCAGTCCCTGCTTCAGGAACCGGAAACGGTCATGGTCACCCCCCCGGCCGCCACGGCGGACAGGGTGGAACAGTCCCTCTGCATGGTTGGCTCCCAGGCGGAGAAAAGGCCCCTTACCCTGGACCTGCTGGAACAGCAGGAACAGCCGGGACGCACGCTCATCTTCACCCGGACCAAGCACGGCGCAAACCGCCTGGCCTCCTTCCTGACCGGAAAGGACCACCCGGCCTCCGCCATCCACGGCGACAAAAGCCAGGGCACGCGCGAACGCATGCTGCGGGAATTCCGTTCCGGGGAAACGCCCATTCTCGTCGCCACGGACATCGCCGCCCGCGGCATTGACGTGAAAGACGTGCAGCTCGTCATCAACTACGATCTGCCGGAAGAACCGGAAGTCTATGTGCACCGCATCGGCCGCACGGCACGCGCCGGAGCCGCCGGGCAAGCCATCGCCCTCTGCTCCCCGGATGAAATCAGGAAAGCCAGGGACGTGCACAAGCTGCTGGGACGCCTCCTTCCCGTACACGCGTCCAGCGCCGCCGTACCGTCTGAATTGCAGGCGGTTCCCGGCACGCACAGGGAAAGGCAAAACTCCATGCAGGAAAACCGCTCCGCATCCCGCAGAGGGCCGCGGAAAGGTTACGGAAGGCGGAATACCGCCGGAAGACACGGAAGCCGCATGGGCGCCTGA
- a CDS encoding Gfo/Idh/MocA family oxidoreductase translates to MDNSSSRRRFLQTLGLATGALAAGPFANAQEVAPLAPRKITVPDPNIIGPMTTWPPRKPGAIYMGGFKAPKLDKVRVAFVGVGERGSMHVGQMAVIEGAEVVAICDVYKDWAERNAALVEKKTGKRPPIFTDGPEDYKRMMKEIKPDAVIVCPSWEWHCRVTCDVMKMGAHAFVEVPMAVSIKELWEIVNTSEETQKHCMMMENVNYGREELMYLNMVRQGVIGDLLYGEAAYIHELRGQMKQVDRGTGSWRTYHYAKRNGNVYPTHGLGPIAQDMSLARTEDCFGRLVSFSSPALGRAAYAKKNFPADHKWNKLDFACGDMNTSIIKTTMGRTILVEWDETSPRPYSRLNLIQGTLGTLAGFPTRVAGEKLGNGNYHEWIEGAEKLAPIYEKYDHPLWKRVGPLALKMGGHGGMDFVMLFRIIECLRNGEPMDQNVYEGAFWSSVSELSEYSVAQGGIPQVFPDFTRGDWKTTAPLGIVQ, encoded by the coding sequence ATGGATAATTCATCATCACGCCGTCGTTTCCTTCAGACCCTGGGCCTCGCTACCGGAGCCCTGGCTGCCGGTCCCTTTGCCAACGCCCAGGAAGTGGCTCCTCTGGCTCCCCGGAAGATCACCGTGCCGGACCCGAACATCATCGGCCCCATGACCACGTGGCCCCCGCGCAAGCCCGGCGCCATCTACATGGGCGGCTTCAAGGCCCCCAAGCTGGACAAGGTCCGCGTAGCCTTCGTCGGCGTGGGTGAACGCGGTTCCATGCACGTGGGCCAGATGGCCGTGATTGAGGGCGCGGAAGTCGTCGCCATCTGTGACGTGTACAAAGACTGGGCGGAACGCAATGCCGCGCTGGTGGAAAAGAAGACGGGCAAGCGCCCCCCCATTTTCACGGACGGCCCGGAAGACTACAAGCGCATGATGAAGGAAATCAAGCCGGACGCCGTCATCGTGTGTCCCAGCTGGGAATGGCACTGCCGCGTCACCTGCGACGTGATGAAAATGGGCGCCCACGCCTTTGTGGAAGTGCCCATGGCCGTCTCCATCAAGGAACTCTGGGAAATCGTGAACACCTCCGAGGAAACCCAAAAGCACTGCATGATGATGGAAAACGTCAACTACGGGCGTGAAGAGCTCATGTACCTGAACATGGTGCGCCAGGGCGTCATCGGCGACCTGCTGTACGGGGAAGCCGCCTACATCCACGAGCTGCGCGGCCAAATGAAGCAGGTGGACCGCGGCACCGGCTCCTGGAGAACCTACCACTACGCCAAGCGCAACGGCAACGTGTACCCCACGCACGGCCTCGGCCCCATCGCCCAGGACATGAGCCTGGCCCGCACGGAAGACTGCTTCGGCAGGCTCGTTTCCTTCTCCAGCCCGGCCCTGGGCCGCGCCGCGTACGCCAAGAAGAATTTCCCGGCAGACCACAAGTGGAACAAGCTGGACTTCGCCTGCGGCGACATGAACACCTCCATCATCAAGACCACCATGGGCCGCACCATCCTGGTGGAATGGGATGAAACCAGCCCGCGCCCGTATTCCCGCCTGAACCTCATTCAGGGCACGCTGGGCACATTGGCCGGCTTCCCGACCCGCGTGGCCGGTGAAAAGCTGGGCAACGGCAATTACCATGAATGGATTGAAGGCGCTGAAAAACTCGCCCCCATTTATGAAAAGTACGATCACCCGCTCTGGAAGCGGGTAGGCCCGCTGGCCCTGAAGATGGGCGGCCACGGCGGCATGGACTTTGTGATGCTCTTCCGCATCATTGAATGCCTCCGCAATGGGGAACCGATGGACCAGAACGTTTATGAAGGCGCCTTCTGGTCCTCCGTCTCCGAGCTTTCCGAATACTCCGTAGCCCAGGGCGGCATCCCGCAGGTGTTCCCGGACTTCACCCGCGGAGACTGGAAAACGACCGCTCCTCTGGGCATCGTCCAGTAA
- a CDS encoding glycoside hydrolase family 95 protein: protein MRPFFFLLLGFLFHGSVLAAAEEPAAWKSSRFWFSRPAEWKEQRPQKGTGDNSWAKDATPVGNGRIGALIYGGVEKDRLELTEISMWSGGFCCAEAKDKGPDSVKFGSYQPFGTLEITYPAAEGVRDYRRMLDVAEALASVSYNSGGVRYRREYFASIPHQVISMTVQGDRPRSVEASFRLATLHPQDRITATAGGGRGMILMQGSLKNGLAYEARIAILPRGGSVTADGGSVTVRQADSCRVLVSLATDYVLDASRNWKGEPPRKRNETVLARALKTTPEQMKSAHQAAYGRLYNRVSLDLGETEDATAQLPVNERLKKYRRAVDAGTAPGDPDLEELVFNFGRYVIISSSQPGNLPANLQGLWNYSLIPPWDSDYHNNINIQMCYWGVLPAGLTECYGPLVDYIREMAPAARKITRETAEFKTAAGKPAPGWTSRTAQNIYGGQGFKWNKPASAWYALHLWERYLFTLDREYLKTTAYPMMKEICRFWESQLKTLHAGGSNFRTEDRKVTPDVAARDLKDVKEGTLVAPLGWSPEHGPREDGCAHDQQIVWELFNDTVQAAEILGVDAAWRKELAAKRDLLAGPRVGEEGLLLEWMIARKTGASWDPRHRHTSHLFAVYPGSQISPEKTPEWAEAARKSLLARGTTGDSRRSWTWAWRASLWARFLDGNKAYEMLQGMMRHSMMDSLFTTHPPMQVDGTMGIVAGFAEMLLQSHTGRLHLLPALPEAWKNGSVRGLKARGNITVDIDWKDGRVTQFRLSSPVAQSVRVAVNGREKTYALTPGTPVRGS, encoded by the coding sequence ATGCGTCCGTTCTTTTTTCTTCTTCTTGGTTTTCTGTTCCATGGAAGCGTTCTGGCCGCGGCGGAGGAGCCTGCCGCCTGGAAATCCTCCCGCTTCTGGTTCAGCCGTCCGGCGGAGTGGAAGGAGCAGCGGCCCCAGAAGGGAACGGGGGACAATTCCTGGGCGAAGGACGCCACCCCGGTGGGCAACGGAAGGATAGGCGCGCTCATTTACGGGGGCGTGGAAAAGGACCGGCTGGAGCTGACGGAAATCAGCATGTGGTCCGGGGGATTTTGCTGTGCGGAAGCCAAGGACAAGGGGCCGGATTCCGTTAAATTCGGCTCTTACCAGCCGTTTGGCACGCTGGAAATAACGTATCCCGCCGCAGAGGGCGTCAGGGATTACAGGAGGATGCTGGATGTGGCGGAGGCGCTTGCCTCCGTATCCTATAATTCCGGGGGCGTCCGTTACCGGAGGGAATACTTTGCCAGCATCCCGCACCAGGTGATTTCCATGACGGTGCAGGGGGACAGGCCCCGTTCCGTGGAGGCCTCCTTCCGCCTGGCGACATTGCATCCGCAGGACCGGATCACGGCCACGGCCGGAGGGGGGAGGGGAATGATTCTGATGCAGGGTTCCCTGAAAAACGGGCTGGCTTATGAGGCGCGCATTGCCATTCTTCCCAGGGGCGGGAGCGTTACGGCGGACGGCGGCTCCGTCACCGTGCGGCAGGCTGATTCCTGCCGCGTGCTGGTTTCCCTGGCTACGGATTACGTGCTGGACGCTTCCCGGAACTGGAAGGGGGAGCCGCCCCGCAAAAGGAATGAAACCGTTCTGGCCCGTGCGCTCAAGACCACCCCGGAGCAGATGAAGAGCGCCCATCAGGCCGCCTACGGCAGGCTTTACAACCGGGTTTCCCTGGACCTGGGGGAGACGGAAGACGCCACGGCGCAACTCCCCGTCAACGAGCGGCTGAAAAAGTACAGGCGGGCGGTGGATGCGGGAACGGCCCCGGGAGACCCCGATCTGGAAGAACTGGTGTTCAACTTCGGCCGCTATGTGATCATCTCCTCCTCCCAGCCGGGCAATTTGCCCGCCAACCTTCAGGGCCTGTGGAATTACAGCCTCATTCCGCCGTGGGATTCCGACTACCACAACAATATCAACATCCAGATGTGCTACTGGGGCGTTCTGCCCGCCGGCCTCACGGAGTGCTATGGCCCGCTGGTGGATTACATCCGGGAAATGGCCCCTGCCGCGCGAAAAATCACCCGGGAGACGGCAGAGTTCAAAACGGCTGCCGGAAAGCCTGCCCCGGGCTGGACGTCCCGGACCGCCCAGAATATTTACGGCGGCCAGGGGTTCAAATGGAACAAGCCGGCTTCCGCCTGGTACGCCCTGCACCTGTGGGAGCGCTACCTGTTCACGCTGGACCGGGAATACCTGAAAACGACGGCCTATCCCATGATGAAGGAAATCTGCCGCTTCTGGGAAAGCCAGTTGAAAACCCTGCACGCGGGCGGAAGCAATTTCCGGACGGAGGACAGGAAGGTGACGCCGGACGTGGCCGCGCGCGATTTGAAGGACGTGAAGGAAGGAACGCTGGTGGCCCCCCTGGGCTGGTCTCCGGAGCACGGCCCCAGGGAGGACGGCTGCGCGCATGACCAGCAGATCGTGTGGGAACTGTTTAATGATACCGTACAGGCCGCGGAAATCCTGGGCGTGGACGCCGCCTGGAGGAAGGAACTGGCCGCCAAAAGGGACCTGCTGGCCGGCCCCAGGGTGGGGGAGGAAGGCTTGCTGCTGGAATGGATGATCGCGCGCAAGACGGGGGCTTCCTGGGATCCGCGCCACAGGCACACCTCACATTTGTTTGCCGTTTATCCCGGCAGCCAGATCAGCCCGGAAAAAACGCCGGAATGGGCGGAGGCCGCCCGCAAATCCCTGCTGGCACGCGGAACCACGGGAGATTCACGGCGCTCCTGGACCTGGGCGTGGCGCGCCAGCCTGTGGGCGCGTTTTCTGGACGGAAACAAGGCGTATGAGATGCTTCAGGGCATGATGCGCCACAGCATGATGGACAGCCTGTTCACCACGCATCCGCCCATGCAGGTGGACGGAACCATGGGCATCGTGGCCGGATTTGCCGAGATGCTGCTCCAGTCCCACACGGGCCGTCTGCATCTTCTGCCCGCGCTGCCGGAAGCATGGAAAAACGGGAGCGTGCGCGGGCTGAAAGCCCGCGGCAACATCACCGTGGACATAGACTGGAAGGACGGCAGGGTGACTCAGTTCCGCCTTTCCTCCCCGGTGGCGCAATCCGTGCGGGTGGCCGTCAACGGCAGGGAAAAAACGTACGCGCTGACGCCGGGTACGCCTGTCAGGGGCAGTTGA
- the eboE gene encoding metabolite traffic protein EboE yields MLSYCTNIHPAESWAETREALYTHVPRIRQELSALNSPLKDRPLGIGLRLSARAAGELLETPDAVDGLKAWLNEHGARVETMNGFPYGNFHGQRVKENVFQPDWTTPERFEYTCNLFRILARLGDERADRLTVSTLPASHSWFHADEDRIFSRLDAMSGFLDVLSRQTGRLMQLGLEPEPFGHFHDTEGAIRFFNGLRNHSRRPELIERHLGLTYDTCHFAILREEPEATLSAWEENNISLCKVQYSNALECRIHGAEDLERLRQFDEGVYFHQTSIRNRDRTMLFPDLPNALAYGRDYAEETLHSQWRIHYHIPLYASPEPPLHGTEEFIIKTHDFLRSRPGLNPHLEVETYTWSVLPDHLKIPLASQIARELHYVETL; encoded by the coding sequence ATGCTTTCCTACTGCACCAACATCCATCCCGCTGAATCCTGGGCGGAAACCCGGGAAGCCCTCTATACGCACGTTCCCCGCATCAGGCAGGAACTTTCCGCACTGAATTCCCCCCTGAAGGACCGCCCCCTGGGCATCGGCCTGCGCCTGTCCGCCCGGGCAGCCGGGGAACTGCTGGAAACGCCGGATGCCGTGGACGGCCTGAAAGCATGGCTAAATGAACACGGCGCGCGCGTGGAGACCATGAACGGTTTCCCGTACGGGAACTTCCACGGCCAGCGCGTGAAGGAGAACGTTTTCCAGCCGGACTGGACCACGCCGGAACGCTTTGAATACACCTGCAACCTGTTCCGCATTCTGGCCCGCCTCGGGGATGAACGGGCGGACAGGCTGACCGTCAGCACGCTCCCCGCGTCCCACAGCTGGTTCCACGCGGATGAGGATCGCATATTCTCCCGCCTGGACGCCATGAGCGGATTTCTGGACGTGCTGAGCAGGCAGACCGGCCGCCTGATGCAGCTGGGGCTGGAGCCGGAGCCCTTCGGCCATTTTCATGATACGGAGGGGGCCATCCGTTTCTTCAACGGGCTGCGCAACCACTCGCGCCGCCCCGAACTCATTGAACGCCACCTGGGGCTGACGTATGATACCTGCCACTTCGCCATTCTGCGGGAGGAGCCGGAAGCCACTCTTTCCGCCTGGGAGGAGAACAACATCTCCCTCTGCAAGGTTCAATACTCTAATGCGCTGGAATGCCGCATACACGGGGCGGAAGACCTGGAACGCCTGCGCCAGTTTGACGAGGGCGTTTATTTCCACCAGACCAGCATCCGCAACCGGGACCGCACCATGCTTTTTCCCGACCTGCCGAACGCCCTGGCCTACGGCCGTGATTATGCGGAGGAAACGCTCCATTCCCAGTGGCGCATTCATTACCATATCCCCCTGTACGCTTCCCCGGAACCGCCCCTGCACGGCACGGAGGAGTTCATCATCAAGACGCATGACTTTCTCCGCAGCCGCCCGGGCCTGAATCCGCACCTGGAGGTGGAAACCTACACCTGGAGCGTACTGCCGGACCACCTGAAAATTCCGCTGGCCTCCCAGATTGCCCGTGAACTGCACTACGTTGAAACCCTGTAA